In Gossypium raimondii isolate GPD5lz chromosome 12, ASM2569854v1, whole genome shotgun sequence, a single window of DNA contains:
- the LOC105763796 gene encoding uncharacterized protein LOC105763796, protein MKLVWSPETATKAYLETVKSCRIFNDSGVAEFLSAMAAGWNTKLIVESWSYGGPVATSIGLAVAARHTSGRHVCIVQDERSKSSYVEAMAVAGVPSTVIVGDAEEAMEGLSGIDFLVVDSKRKDFARVLRYAKLSHKGAILACKNACRRAISGFRWNRVLGKETRVVRSVVLPVGQGLDIAHIGADGGVVGYKNSSSRWIKHIDQRSGEEHFFRG, encoded by the exons ATGAAGCTGGTTTGGTCGCCAGAAACAGCTACAAAAGCTTACCTAGAAACTGTTAAATCA TGTCGTATTTTCAACGACTCCGGAGTTGCTGAGTTCTTATCGGCGATGGCGGCAGGTTGGAACACGAAGCTAATCGTCGAATCATGGTCATACGGTGGTCCTGTAGCTACAAGCATCGGCCTCGCCGTAGCAGCCCGTCACACGAGCGGTAGGCACGTGTGCATCGTCCAAGACGAACGATCGAAATCGAGCTACGTTGAGGCCATGGCGGTGGCTGGGGTGCCGTCAACAGTGATCGTCGGTGACGCGGAGGAAGCTATGGAAGGGTTATCGGGCATTGACTTCCTCGTCGTTGACTCGAAACGGAAGGATTTCGCTAGGGTTTTGAGGTATGCTAAATTGAGTCATAAGGGTGCGATTTTGGCATGCAAGAATGCATGTAGAAGGGCCATTTCAGGGTTCAGGTGGAATAGGGTGCTTGGTAAAGAAACACGTGTCGTGAGATCAGTGGTTTTACCTGTGGGGCAGGGACTGGATATTGCTCATATAGGGGCTGATGGTGGTGTTGTGGGGTACAAGAACAGTTCTAGCCGTTGGATTAAACATATCGATCAACGATCAGGAGAGGAGCATTTTTTTAGAGGCTAA